A part of Mesoplodon densirostris isolate mMesDen1 chromosome 10, mMesDen1 primary haplotype, whole genome shotgun sequence genomic DNA contains:
- the PAQR8 gene encoding membrane progestin receptor beta isoform X2, with product MTTAILERLSTLSVSGQHLRRLPKILEDGLPKMPGTVPETDVPQLFREPYIHAGYRPTGHEWRYYFFSLFQKHNEVVNVWTHLLAALAVLLRFWAFVEAEGLPWTSAHALPLLLYVLSSITYLTFSLLAHLLQSKSELSHYTFYFVDYVGVSVYQYGSALVHFFYTSDQAWYEHFWLFFLPAAAFCGWLSCAGCCYAKYRYCRPYPVMRKICQVVPAGLAFILDISPVAHRVVLCHLSGCQEQAVWYHSLQIVFFLVSAYFFSCPVPEKYFPGSCDIVGHGHQIFHAFLSVCTLSQLEAILLDYKGRQEIFLQRHSPLTIYMACLSFFFLVTCSAATAAFLRQKIKARLTKKDS from the coding sequence ATGACGACTGCCATCCTGGAGCGTCTGAGCACCCTGTCCGTGAGTGGACAGCATCTGCGCCGCCTGCCCAAGATTTTGGAGGATGGGCTGCCCAAGATGCCCGGCACCGTCCCGGAGACCGACGTGCCCCAGCTCTTCCGGGAGCCCTACATCCATGCTGGGTACCGCCCCACCGGCCATGAGTGGCGTTACTACTTCTTCAGCCTCTTTCAGAAACACAACGAGGTGGTCAACGTCTGGACCCACTTGCTGGCGGCTCTGGCCGTCCTCTTGCGGTTCTGGGCCTTTGTGGAGGCCGAGGGCCTGCCGTGGACCTCTGCCCatgccctgcccctgctcctctACGTCCTGTCCTCCATCACTTACCTCACCTTCAGCCTCCTGGCCCACCTGCTGCAGTCCAAGTCCGAGCTCTCCCACTACACCTTCTACTTTGTGGACTACGTGGGCGTGAGCGTTTACCAGTACGGCAGTGCCTTGGTCCACTTCTTCTACACCTCCGACCAGGCCTGGTACGAGCACTTCTGGCTTTTCTTCCTGCCCGCAGCCGCCTTCTGTGGCTGGTTATCTTGCGCCGGCTGCTGCTACGCTAAGTACCGTTACTGCAGGCCTTACCCAGTCATGAGGAAGATCTGTCAGGTGGTGCCGGCGGGGCTGGCCTTCATCCTGGACATCAGCCCTGTGGCACATCGCGTGGTTCTGTGCCACCTGTCTGGCTGCCAGGAGCAGGCGGTCTGGTACCACTCCCTTCAGATTGTCTTCTTCCTGGTCAGTGCCTACTTCTTCTCCTGCCCGGTTCCGGAGAAGTACTTCCCGGGTTCCTGTGACATCGTGGGCCACGGGCATCAGATCTTCCACGCCTTTCTGTCTGTCTGCACACTGTCCCAGCTCGAGGCCATCCTTCTAGACTACAAGGGGCGACAGGAGATCTTCCTGCAGCGCCACAGCCCCCTGACCATCTACATGGCCTGCCTGTCCTTCTTCTTTTTGGTCACCTGCAGTGCAGCTACTGCAGCCTTCTTGAGGCAAAAAATCAAGGCCAGACTGACCAAGAAAGATTCTTGA
- the PAQR8 gene encoding membrane progestin receptor beta isoform X1 gives MTDQRLHPRVAMTTAILERLSTLSVSGQHLRRLPKILEDGLPKMPGTVPETDVPQLFREPYIHAGYRPTGHEWRYYFFSLFQKHNEVVNVWTHLLAALAVLLRFWAFVEAEGLPWTSAHALPLLLYVLSSITYLTFSLLAHLLQSKSELSHYTFYFVDYVGVSVYQYGSALVHFFYTSDQAWYEHFWLFFLPAAAFCGWLSCAGCCYAKYRYCRPYPVMRKICQVVPAGLAFILDISPVAHRVVLCHLSGCQEQAVWYHSLQIVFFLVSAYFFSCPVPEKYFPGSCDIVGHGHQIFHAFLSVCTLSQLEAILLDYKGRQEIFLQRHSPLTIYMACLSFFFLVTCSAATAAFLRQKIKARLTKKDS, from the exons ATGACTGATCAGAG GTTGCATCCCCGTGTAGCCATGACGACTGCCATCCTGGAGCGTCTGAGCACCCTGTCCGTGAGTGGACAGCATCTGCGCCGCCTGCCCAAGATTTTGGAGGATGGGCTGCCCAAGATGCCCGGCACCGTCCCGGAGACCGACGTGCCCCAGCTCTTCCGGGAGCCCTACATCCATGCTGGGTACCGCCCCACCGGCCATGAGTGGCGTTACTACTTCTTCAGCCTCTTTCAGAAACACAACGAGGTGGTCAACGTCTGGACCCACTTGCTGGCGGCTCTGGCCGTCCTCTTGCGGTTCTGGGCCTTTGTGGAGGCCGAGGGCCTGCCGTGGACCTCTGCCCatgccctgcccctgctcctctACGTCCTGTCCTCCATCACTTACCTCACCTTCAGCCTCCTGGCCCACCTGCTGCAGTCCAAGTCCGAGCTCTCCCACTACACCTTCTACTTTGTGGACTACGTGGGCGTGAGCGTTTACCAGTACGGCAGTGCCTTGGTCCACTTCTTCTACACCTCCGACCAGGCCTGGTACGAGCACTTCTGGCTTTTCTTCCTGCCCGCAGCCGCCTTCTGTGGCTGGTTATCTTGCGCCGGCTGCTGCTACGCTAAGTACCGTTACTGCAGGCCTTACCCAGTCATGAGGAAGATCTGTCAGGTGGTGCCGGCGGGGCTGGCCTTCATCCTGGACATCAGCCCTGTGGCACATCGCGTGGTTCTGTGCCACCTGTCTGGCTGCCAGGAGCAGGCGGTCTGGTACCACTCCCTTCAGATTGTCTTCTTCCTGGTCAGTGCCTACTTCTTCTCCTGCCCGGTTCCGGAGAAGTACTTCCCGGGTTCCTGTGACATCGTGGGCCACGGGCATCAGATCTTCCACGCCTTTCTGTCTGTCTGCACACTGTCCCAGCTCGAGGCCATCCTTCTAGACTACAAGGGGCGACAGGAGATCTTCCTGCAGCGCCACAGCCCCCTGACCATCTACATGGCCTGCCTGTCCTTCTTCTTTTTGGTCACCTGCAGTGCAGCTACTGCAGCCTTCTTGAGGCAAAAAATCAAGGCCAGACTGACCAAGAAAGATTCTTGA